One Lysinibacillus fusiformis genomic window carries:
- a CDS encoding methyl-accepting chemotaxis protein, producing the protein MKKSQKKQLSISKKLTVIMVSILLLFGLVTMGLSYYIVKNSNLKDMDQSLFDKGMILSQTIDLDTINSILEQPSADNADARLLTKEMDKINDASDIITNLFLITVDGKNINAPVLSSSILDSGAEYNQDMIEMGLSTDFLARIKEVFETEKATATDIYSDKFGSYKTGLTPILDENGSILAAYAIDYDVSMVTAKAMSEALWTLLVTVIFLIGSSIVVYSLLKRKLTPIQQLSLQSKKVAEGNLELEALPVNSNDEIGLLTNNFNLMIENLRTVIQSATNVSSRVSNSAHVLSTHMQVATDSYNNVASSMQEIAGGADLQVQKAQESSITIEEMSIGIQRIAMTSNQIAESSILASEEAEKGNDSTNNSVAQMNAISNAVNQSAASVKMLGAHSGKIEEIVGIITGIASQTNLLALNAAIEAARAGEAGSGFAVVADEVRKLAEQSEASAREISTLISHIQNDTNESVNVMMHAVKEVDNGLLMINDSEKSFGQILTSIHQVSGQIQELSATIEEMAAGMEEVTSSVQDMEKFSGHSRDNTRAVAEASVSQLNTVHKVSDEAQVLTELSTELLSVVNTFIVKS; encoded by the coding sequence ATGAAAAAAAGCCAGAAAAAGCAATTGTCAATCAGTAAGAAATTGACAGTTATTATGGTAAGTATCTTACTATTATTCGGATTAGTCACTATGGGACTTTCGTATTACATCGTAAAAAATAGCAATTTAAAAGATATGGATCAATCCCTCTTTGATAAAGGGATGATTTTATCTCAAACAATAGATCTTGATACAATAAATTCTATATTGGAGCAACCTAGCGCTGATAATGCAGATGCCCGTCTTTTGACAAAAGAAATGGATAAAATCAATGATGCTTCTGACATTATCACAAACTTATTTCTCATTACAGTAGATGGTAAAAATATAAATGCTCCTGTTCTTTCATCTAGTATTTTAGATTCGGGTGCAGAATATAATCAAGACATGATTGAAATGGGTCTATCCACAGATTTTCTTGCAAGAATCAAAGAGGTTTTTGAAACAGAAAAGGCAACTGCAACCGATATATATAGCGATAAGTTTGGAAGCTATAAAACAGGATTAACACCTATATTAGATGAGAATGGCTCTATCCTAGCCGCTTATGCCATTGACTATGATGTATCTATGGTAACCGCTAAAGCGATGTCAGAAGCATTATGGACACTATTAGTTACCGTTATTTTCTTAATAGGTTCTTCAATCGTCGTTTATTCGCTGTTAAAAAGGAAGCTAACACCCATTCAACAACTTTCACTGCAATCGAAAAAAGTGGCTGAAGGAAATTTGGAACTTGAAGCTTTGCCTGTTAATTCAAATGATGAAATCGGCTTGCTGACAAATAATTTTAATCTGATGATAGAAAATTTGAGAACAGTCATTCAGAGTGCAACGAATGTTTCGTCACGTGTCTCAAATTCAGCACATGTTTTATCTACACATATGCAAGTAGCAACAGATTCTTATAATAATGTTGCTTCATCCATGCAGGAAATTGCTGGCGGCGCGGATTTACAAGTTCAAAAAGCGCAAGAAAGTTCAATAACGATTGAGGAAATGAGTATTGGTATTCAACGTATTGCAATGACATCAAATCAGATAGCTGAATCCTCTATTCTTGCTTCAGAGGAAGCTGAAAAAGGAAATGATTCAACCAACAATTCTGTGGCACAGATGAATGCAATCAGTAACGCGGTAAATCAATCAGCAGCATCAGTAAAAATGTTAGGTGCCCATTCAGGTAAAATCGAGGAAATCGTCGGTATCATTACAGGCATTGCATCTCAAACGAATTTACTGGCTTTGAATGCTGCCATTGAAGCAGCACGGGCGGGAGAAGCTGGAAGTGGTTTTGCGGTGGTGGCAGATGAAGTGCGCAAACTTGCTGAGCAATCAGAGGCATCGGCGAGAGAAATCTCCACGCTTATATCTCATATCCAAAATGATACAAATGAATCTGTCAATGTGATGATGCATGCTGTGAAGGAAGTAGATAATGGTTTGTTGATGATTAACGATTCTGAAAAGTCTTTTGGTCAAATTTTAACTTCGATTCATCAGGTTTCAGGTCAAATTCAAGAACTATCAGCAACAATTGAAGAAATGGCTGCAGGTATGGAAGAAGTAACTTCATCTGTTCAGGATATGGAGAAGTTTTCGGGACATTCTAGAGATAATACACGGGCGGTAGCTGAAGCTTCTGTTTCTCAGCTAAATACTGTGCACAAAGTTTCAGACGAGGCACAAGTATTAACAGAGCTATCTACTGAATTACTGAGTGTTGTTAATACATTTATAGTGAAATCATAA